Within the Candidatus Acidiferrales bacterium genome, the region AATGAGGCATTCTTCATGCTGGAAGAGGGAGTCGCGGCAGCTGAGGATATTGACCTGGCGATGAAGCTGGGCACAAACTTCCCAAAAGGTCCGCTTGAGCTTGCAGATTCTATTGGAAAGTATTTAATTGCAGAGTTCCTTCAAGCCATGCGGCGTGCTTACGGCGACATTTACAGGCCGAGTCTTTTGATGTCAAATTGATAACGAGGAGAATTTGTTTGTGAACAGGCTATTGATTTTTATTTTTTCTCTTTATTCTCTGTCCGCGGCGGCACAGCCGCAAATTGTGAACTTCAGAGAATTGCAGCAGTTCCTTCCACAGGCCAATTTTCAAGATTACATCCGCGGGAAAACAGACGGGGAAACATCAACCATGATGGGGTTCACAACTTCGTGGGCATCCGTTATTTATTCATCGCACCCGGATTCAAATAAGGCTATGATCTCAATCAAGATCACCGATATGCTTAACATACCGTCATATATGTCTATTCCTCCTTCGAGTTCAACAAGCCCCAATCAGGCAACCGGGACGGGATACAGGAAAACCGTAAGCTACGGCGGCTTGAGCGTGATTGAAACCTACGACAGCACATTGCATCAGGCAAAGCTGCAACTTACCGTCGCGACGAGATTCCTTGTTGAGATCAACGGAGACAGCGTCGCCGATTCATCGGTATTGTATTCGTTCCTAGGGAAAACCGATATTGATGGCTTGAGGAAAATCGCTGCCGGCGGAGCAGGCGGCCAGAAATGATAACGGTATGTTTTCAAAGAACAAACACCCAATCGCAAAAAGACTAATTCCATAAAAAACACTATTCAAGAATCAATATCAGGGAAGAACTAAATGAACTGGCTTACAATATCATTGTTGTTCCACTTGGTCGGAGTCGGCATGATCTTCACGCTCCTTTTTGCCGGACCTGTACTCGAATCGAATTTCAGGTGGGAAAATGATCTCAGGATGAAGCTGCACTCCGCGAAACTTCTCCGGAACATCGGTCTGCTCTCGCCGTTCGGTGCGCTTGTCCTTGTGATCAGCGGGATCGCGAATATGATCGCTCTTGAAATAACTTTCGCAAATCTGTTCGGAAGCCAGGCTTGGCTCGGCATAAAATTGTTAATCTTCATCGTGCTGCTTGCCATGGGGATGGTGTTGAGTCCGAAGAATGCACGTCAGCGGTTGGCTCTCCTCGAGCATTTGAGCCAGCCGAATCCGCCTGAAGATATCGATGACAGGATGGATTCCATTAACAAGAGACAGACTATTTTCTTCGTGATCAATTGGGTGCTCGTCCTTATTATTTTGATGCTGACGCTGTCGAGGATGTAGAAAGTCTTATTCGAGAAAGGGATATTTTTATGAAGTCCGTGATTGCCGAATTGATTGGCAAGTATGCCGATCAACCCGGCAACTTGATTGCCGCGGTCGAGGGCTTGAAGGATTCTGAATTGGATAAACGACTTGGTGAAGGCAAATGGAGCATCAGGCAGCAGGTAAATCACCTGGCGGATTCCGAAATGAACATGGTGCAGCGGATGAAAAAAATTATCGCGGAAGACACGCCGCTTCTTCCTGCATACGATCAGGATAGATGGGCGGACAGCTTGTTTTACAGCAAATCATCGGTGGATGATTCGGTCGCACTTTTTTTCATGCTTCGAACTTCCATGACACGCGTATTGAAGAAGATGGGAGACAAGGATTTTGACAGATGCGGGATCCACACGGAAACCGGGAAAGTGACACTTTTGAGTCTTCTTGAAGACACAGTCGAACACGCCGACCATCATGTGAAAATGATTGGAAAGATAAAAAGCAAGTTCAAGATCAAGTAAAACATATCATGCGCGTATATAATCTTTACATCGACGGAAAATTCGTGGAGCCTAAGAACGGCGGGTATGATGTAACGTTAAATCCGTTCGATGGGTCGACCATAGCAAAGTTTGCGGTGGCCATGGGCGAAGATGTCAACGAGGCAGTCAGGTCGGCGAGGCGGGCGTATGAATCCGGCGTGTGGAGCGAACTCTCTCCGGAGGTGAGAGCGGACTACCTAAAAAAGATAAGCGAAAAAATAAATGACGCCGCAAACGATCTTGTCGAGTTGGAAGTCCTTGATTCCGGCTCGACGATAAAGAAAGCGAAGGAGGACATAGCATTAAGCGCGCGCGCGTTTAACGTGTTCGGAAAATTGGGCGTGATGAGCTACGGGTCCGAACTTGCGGAAATATCGAAGCCGGGGCTTGCAAGAAATTTCTTAAGGTATGAACCTGTGGGAGTTGTGGGAGCAATCATACCGTGGAACTTTCCGCTCAAGATGGCTGCGTGGAAAATCGGACCGGCCCTCGCCGCCGGGTGTACCGTTATCCTGAAGCCTTCGGAGCTTACTCCTGTTACGGCGATGGAGCTTGCAAAAATAATTGACGAGGTAGGCTTGCCGCCGGGTGTCGTGAACATAATTCCGGGGTACGGAGCGGAAGCGGGTGAGGCGCTTGTCAGCCACCCTGACGTGAATAAAATCGCTTTTACCGGCTCCACCGCGGTCGGGAAAAAGATCATGCAGCTTGCCGCCGAGAATTTCAAGCGACTTACGCTGGAGTGCGGCGGGAAATCAGCTAACATCGTTTTGGACGACGCCGACCTTGAAGTTGCAATCGATGGAAGCATCTACGGAATGTTTTATCACAGCGGCCAGTGCTGTGAGGCGGCGACTCGCCTTTATGTGCACGAAAAAGTTTACGACGATTTTGTCCCCGCACTTGTTGAGCGATCTAAGAAGATGGTAATCGGAAATCCGATCGAACCTGCAACCGACATCGGTCCCCTCATTTCGAAAAGGCAGAGAGATCGAGTTCTGGATTACATCGAGGGCGGGAAGAAAAACGGCTTCAAGGTCTTGCTTGGAGGCGGAATGCCGTCGGCGCCGAAGTTGGCGGGGGGAAATTTCGTCGAGCCGACGATCTTTGCAGATGTCGACAATAAATCTAAAATTGCGCAGGAGGAAATTTTCGGGCCGGTTTTAGTCGTGAACAAATTCCGGACCGACGACGAAGCGGTCGAACTGGCAAACGATTCTTCTTACGGATTGGCCGCCGGGGTATGGAGTAAAGATATTGAGCGAGCCAAAGCGATTGCAGAACGGCTCCAGGCTGGCACAATCTGGATAAACGAGTGGCATCTGCTCAACGAGCGCGTGCCGTTCGGCGGTTACAAGCAAAGCGGGATCGGAAGGGAGTTTGGCAGAATCGGGCTGGAAGAATATTTGGAGGTTAAACACATCTATGTCGATGATGGTGTGCCACGGGAAAAGAGAGCGTGGTACGATGTTGTGGTGCCGAAATAAAAGATAGGGGCGAGTCCAAAGATGGATCCCTATCTCAATTGTTCTTCCCTCTTCAGCTTCTGTGGTATCCTGAATGGAACAATTTTTATTTTATTATTCCGGGATTTCATCAAACTTCATCCATCTTATTCCACGTGCAACATAATGCGGCGCAATAACTTTGCGCGTCGGTGTCTTTTCATCCCACTTTCACTACGACTTTCCCGGTTGTTCCTCCCGCCTGGAATGTCCTTACCGCATCCTTAAGTTTTTCGAATGGAAATACTTTTCCAACGTAAGGCCTGTTTAGGTTAAGCGCCTGAAGCTCGCCCAGCAACTTCATCCACAAATCGTAGCGCTCGTAAAGCCAAATTAAGTTGAATCCCAGGACAGATTTGTTGGATTCGATGAGAGTCAACGTCTGATACCGGGGCATCGTGATGAACTTGACCGCGAGCTTGAAGTAATTGGGACGCGGGCCGGGTGATGCGAATTGTGAGAGCCCGTAAGCAACCAATCTTCCCGTCGTCGCCAGGAAATCGAAGCTGATCTTCTGAACTTTTCCCCCGATTGAGTCGAGTACGAGGTCGAGCTGTCTTCCCTTGAGACGGTTTGCGATTTCGCTTTTGAAATTTCTATCTCTGACTATGATGCCGTCGTATCCTTCCGACTTCAACAATTCGATCTTCGACGGGCTTCCGATTGTGCCGATGGTATATGCCGAAAATTTCTTCGCGATCCGGTTCGCGTAGATTCCGACTCCGCCGGCCGCACTGTGTATG harbors:
- a CDS encoding zinc-binding dehydrogenase, with translation MKRKSYRISKVGSLNNLKLVEEEIPRPADNEVCVEVKAIGLNFADVFSILGLYRAAPKRDFIPGLEFSGIVIEKGKDASSVKVGDRIMGSIRFGSYTTHLNIDHRYVLKLPDDWSFEEGASFIVQALTAYYALVPLGNIKENQTVLIHSAAGGVGIYANRIAKKFSAYTIGTIGSPSKIELLKSEGYDGIIVRDRNFKSEIANRLKGRQLDLVLDSIGGKVQKISFDFLATTGRLVAYGLSQFASPGPRPNYFKLAVKFITMPRYQTLTLIESNKSVLGFNLIWLYERYDLWMKLLGELQALNLNRPYVGKVFPFEKLKDAVRTFQAGGTTGKVVVKVG
- a CDS encoding DinB family protein; this translates as MKSVIAELIGKYADQPGNLIAAVEGLKDSELDKRLGEGKWSIRQQVNHLADSEMNMVQRMKKIIAEDTPLLPAYDQDRWADSLFYSKSSVDDSVALFFMLRTSMTRVLKKMGDKDFDRCGIHTETGKVTLLSLLEDTVEHADHHVKMIGKIKSKFKIK
- a CDS encoding aldehyde dehydrogenase family protein; this translates as MRVYNLYIDGKFVEPKNGGYDVTLNPFDGSTIAKFAVAMGEDVNEAVRSARRAYESGVWSELSPEVRADYLKKISEKINDAANDLVELEVLDSGSTIKKAKEDIALSARAFNVFGKLGVMSYGSELAEISKPGLARNFLRYEPVGVVGAIIPWNFPLKMAAWKIGPALAAGCTVILKPSELTPVTAMELAKIIDEVGLPPGVVNIIPGYGAEAGEALVSHPDVNKIAFTGSTAVGKKIMQLAAENFKRLTLECGGKSANIVLDDADLEVAIDGSIYGMFYHSGQCCEAATRLYVHEKVYDDFVPALVERSKKMVIGNPIEPATDIGPLISKRQRDRVLDYIEGGKKNGFKVLLGGGMPSAPKLAGGNFVEPTIFADVDNKSKIAQEEIFGPVLVVNKFRTDDEAVELANDSSYGLAAGVWSKDIERAKAIAERLQAGTIWINEWHLLNERVPFGGYKQSGIGREFGRIGLEEYLEVKHIYVDDGVPREKRAWYDVVVPK